The DNA window CATTGAAGAAAATGGCTTACCAAAGGTTGTGGAGGATTTAAAGAAAGAGGCAGAAGATTATCGGATTTCTCAAGCTGAGCGGACCAAGATTGGAGAGCAGACCAAAAGCTTACTTCAAATTGCTGGGGGAGCAAATGCCATCCAGACACCTGTCGCAAAAGAACGCGTTTTAAATCATCTTCGGCAGCAAATTATTCAAATTGTAGGCTCACAAGCAATCTCAGAAAAATTGGAAGAGCAGATTTCTAAATCGTCAGATTTCCTCGATACTCTCAATCAATTTTTACAGGAGGAAGAGGGGCAGGTTTCTACTGGATCCATTTTTACAAAGCTGGCTGCTGTCAAATTGGAAAATGTGGTAGAGAAGCATGTTGAAAATCAAGAACTTCCTTTTTCTCAAAATAGTCGGGATGCTTTAGGCCTGATAACAGATGTGGATATTTTGACCCATAACTTCCACCGCGGGGAACAATTATTTGTTTCGCAAGCCTGTTATGCCTGTCATCGCATTGCAGGTCTGTCAAGAGGGGGTGTTGGTCCAGAATTAACCCGCGAAGGGGAAAGCTATCCTTGGTTTGTAAAGGAATCCATTGTGTGGCCTCAAGCGGATTTAAAAACTTCGACAATGCCCAATTACCGCATGGACCATGAAGAAGTACAAGATTTGATGACCTTTCTTCTCGCGCAAAGAGATGATAGTGCAATTCGCAAGGGTGCTGCTTATCAACTTGCTGTACAAGAATGGGAAGGCGGTAAAAAAACAGCATTAGAAAAACCGATCACTCCAGCCAATGTACATAATCTAAAATACGCCATGACTGTTTTTGCAACAGAAGGCTGTGCGGCCTGCCACCGTCTCAAAGGATTCGATTCCAATGTGGGCTTTGCCATTGAGAAAGACAAATTGGTTACCTTTGAACAACTTCAAAAAGAGCGGGATTGGTTTAGGCAACTTGTTCCTGAAATGATTACCGGAAGCCAATTAACGAAAGTTTTAGAAGAACATCGGGATGAAATCAATCAACGCATTGTGGAAAATGTGCGTCAAAATTCAATTTTAGAGGAGATAGAGGAAAAATCTCCCAACACAATTGAATCCCTATATACAAGCTTTAAGTATGTTTCTCGGGCAAAAAATCATCCGTTCGCAGAGATTATCCAAAATGCCCAGTCTCCTGAGGAGCGACAGAAAGTACAAAAAGAGATGGAGGATTGGCAACAGCTGATTCACCGTGTCTTAATGGCTTATGTTCAAGAATATGGCTTAGGACGATTAGTGGGACCACGTCCAAATTGGTCGGGGGTATACCGATCTGATGAATGGTTAATGGATCACTTCCATCAACCAAGTGCACATGTGGCAAGATCGATTATGCCTGTTATTCCGTTTGATGACAGTAAGTTCTATGCCTTGACTTACATGCTAGATAAGCTTGGCATCCGCAACCGGGATGCTTCGCGCAGGGAATGGAATCAACATGGATTTAATCCACAAATTGCCTATGACATGCTTTGTGCACAATGCCATGGTGACCATTTGCAAGGAAATGGACCTGTCTCCGAATGGATTTATCCGATCCCTAAGAATCTGCGCAATGCAGACTTTTTGAGAAATTACTCGAGAGAAAATGTGATTGCCGCCATCACACATGGTGTGAATGGAACACCTATGCCACCATGGGGAGAAGTCGCAACTGATAAATCCACTTCGGATGGGGTTCCAGTCTTAACTAAAAATGAAATCATTCAATTAACGGATTGGTTATTCTCCTCATTGCCAGGTGGACAAGTGATCAGAAGCACGGAAGACATTCCAAAATGGCGCTATGAGCCAAAAGATGTATTAGAGGAATTGAAACGAGAAGGGTCTCAGTTGAAGGCTAAAGAACCTCCTCCCTCAGAACATGCGGCTCTTTTTGAGCAGGTATTCGAAAAAGGGGAAGGTTTATTTGCTGCTCTAGAGCCCGGTTCCATGATCACAAAAAAAGCAAATATGGATGTTACAGATGTTTTTAATGAAATTCCTAATCTGTATGGTGGCACAGAGAAATATGCTTACTACATCAAAAAAGAATACTATACGCCGGAAAATGTGGAAGCCGGAAGACAGTTTTTTGAATTAAATTGTGCTGTATGTCACGGAAAAGACGCGGATGGTGCCGGACTGCGGGCAGGGACAATGGTTGATGCTAAACCACGTATGTTAACCAATTTGAATTGGATTCATAGTCGGGATGATTTGCGATTGCTCCGTTCGATTAAATATGGAGTTCCGGGGACGTCTATGACTCCCTGGGGAGATCAAACGTCTTCACTCCAGCGCTTACAACTCGTTATGTTTATTCGGTCACTAACAGAAGAACAAACATTAAGAGATAAACTGAAAACCACCACTTATGAATCATTTGCCAAAGCTAATGAGATCATTGAGCAAGCCCGCATACAGCCGTCACTAGCACTTTCAGAATTGCGTCAAAAATTGGAAAGTATACAAAAAGATCGTCGACAATTGCATCGCGGAATGGCAGAAGAAAATACTTGGGCAGAAAAAGCAGCACAGTTCTATAAACAGCAACTTGAAACTCAGGACAAGATTGATCAAATCAAAAGCTTAGATAATCTTTACGAACATTTTAATTTGATCATTAATGACCAAGAGACCCTTTTTAAAAATCTTGGCTCCACATTGATTTTAAAGAAAGTGGGAGAGCCATTTTTTGCACAATATCTACAAATGATTCGGTTATTGACCCCTGAATATCGCATTTCAGATCACACGTTTTCTTTTGCAAATTCAGAAGAAAAAACAAAGCAAGCAGAAGCGATCCAGCAGGAATTATTAAAAGAAATTTCTCATCAAATGGAAGATATAGAAAAGCAAAAAAGAGTCATTGAGGGGAAAATAGGATCGCCAGAACGTTTTGAGCAATTGGAACATTACAACGCGGAATTGAGTGGATATAACCAGATTAAAAATCAGTTAATTAATGCTTTTGAAGAAGCTTTGAGAGCTCAAAAGCAAGAGCTAAAAATTTACAAAGACATTCAAGAAAAATTGAAAACAATCCATTTTTCTAACGAAGCTCCTAAAACAGAGAAGAGTACGCAAACATGACAGCCTCCACATCTTCAGCAAGTGCCATTCCTTTTGATGACACACCTGCCAAATGGCTCATTTATCCCGCGATTATTTTCATGCTCATTGGCATGTTAACTGGTGTGTTTATCGCCTTTAATGGTTTTATTTTTCCCGATTACTTTGCCGGGGAATACATACATTTTGGTAAAATTCGTCCTGTACACGTAGGGCATGTGACGTTACTGTGGCTGCTTTCTGCAAATGCAGGCTTATTCTTTTATTTTGTCCCTCGCTTGTGTGGCGTGCCTTTATGGAGCAGCAAGCTGGCTTATGTCACGATTGCTTTATGGTGGTCTTCCCTTATTATTGGAACCTATTCTCTTCCATGGGGCACAAATTTTGGCTGGGAATATGCTGAATTGCCAGTTTATGTCTCTTGGATTCCGACGAAAGTGATGTTTGCACTGGCATGGATTTTATTTAGCTTAAATTTGTACATGACCATTTTTACACGCAAATATGAGAAGATGTATGTCTCTCTTTGGTATGTGATGGGCAATTTATTCTGGACTGCTTTTACTGTGATTGCAGGTTTTTTTGCTATCAATTGGGTTCCGGGAGGGATTTCTAAAGTTAATGTCAGTTGGTTTTATGTGCACAATCTTGTGGGTCTTATTTTCACTCCGATGGGATTAGCAACGGCTTATTATGCGCTTCCTAAACTTGCAAATGTGCCGATTTATAGTCACCGCCTTTCTATGATTGGATTTTGGTCGCTTGCTTTTGTTTACTCTTGGGTGGGCGCTCACCATATGATCCATGGACCTATTTCACAATGGTTACAAACCACGGCGATTATCTTTTCAATTTGGCTTTTTATACCTGTTTGGACGGTTGTAACGAATATTTTTGCAACTCTAAGTGGATACTGGGAAAAGTATTCACAAAATGTTCCGATTCGCTTCATCATGATGGGCAATATTTTCTATTTGCTTACCTGCATTCAAGGTCCTTTAATGGGATTGAGAAATATCAATGAAATCACCTCGAAAACGGATTGGGTGATTGGACATTCTCATATTTCTCTTTACGCAACTTTCACCTTTTTTGCGATTGCAGGGATCTATCAAGCACTTCCCGCCTTAACCAAAAAGCCTTTATGGTCTCAAGCTCTTGCTGACTGGCATTTTTCTCTTAATCTTTTTGGCAGCCTTCCTTTTCTTTTAGCCTTATGGATCGGAGGGTATCTTCAAGGGATGATGTGGGCAACCTGGGCGGAAGGAACGACTTACGCTGAATTTCACCAAAAATTAGCGATTCTTCCTTTTCTTGAAACAATTGCCGAAATGCGCATTTGGTGGATCTGGAGAGGGATTGGAGGCGTTATCATCTTAATTGGGAACATTTTGTTTGCAATTAACATATTCAATACAATCGTTTTGAAAAGTACAGAAACCATTCCAATGGAAAAAGAGGCGGCACAGTCATGAGCCAGAATAACTTTTTTTATAACATCGAAAAATCTTTTGTAGTCACGATTATTGGTGTTTTGTTGCTCTTTGCGGGTTCTGTTGCTGTCACGCTTCTTGCTCCACGGTATGTAGACCCTACCTGGACGCATCCGACGAGTGATTACCAAGTGCAGATGTATGAGGTGATGGATCCTCATG is part of the Parachlamydia acanthamoebae genome and encodes:
- a CDS encoding c-type cytochrome, whose product is MRSDLYQIALIFLGVVVTALFGVFFYREIFPEYKIYQNDYVALEDFRSTYSGSPPPAFNKGIQQIVMERSDKGPAKIDRCISCHVTMKFNHFSPTKIAKDFNGNILVDEQGFPVKVPNEDYVWGRLNQKVAELTDTKVIQQLTEQGHQGEVNARLSQAEKLKSLKTAQVGEHVFDVTKVLTMHPLIGRETRPFEYHPMEQYGCTSCHGGNGRGLTTETAHGPVFDGDYEVEYVGEKPQFTEPDAKNDPEFAHVFNAKPGHRLLFQTDPILPGALMQAKCMQCHQSSDASLQSAASNANRVIDQFKSRISELKTSYEKEKEALLSMLLIRKSIEENGLPKVVEDLKKEAEDYRISQAERTKIGEQTKSLLQIAGGANAIQTPVAKERVLNHLRQQIIQIVGSQAISEKLEEQISKSSDFLDTLNQFLQEEEGQVSTGSIFTKLAAVKLENVVEKHVENQELPFSQNSRDALGLITDVDILTHNFHRGEQLFVSQACYACHRIAGLSRGGVGPELTREGESYPWFVKESIVWPQADLKTSTMPNYRMDHEEVQDLMTFLLAQRDDSAIRKGAAYQLAVQEWEGGKKTALEKPITPANVHNLKYAMTVFATEGCAACHRLKGFDSNVGFAIEKDKLVTFEQLQKERDWFRQLVPEMITGSQLTKVLEEHRDEINQRIVENVRQNSILEEIEEKSPNTIESLYTSFKYVSRAKNHPFAEIIQNAQSPEERQKVQKEMEDWQQLIHRVLMAYVQEYGLGRLVGPRPNWSGVYRSDEWLMDHFHQPSAHVARSIMPVIPFDDSKFYALTYMLDKLGIRNRDASRREWNQHGFNPQIAYDMLCAQCHGDHLQGNGPVSEWIYPIPKNLRNADFLRNYSRENVIAAITHGVNGTPMPPWGEVATDKSTSDGVPVLTKNEIIQLTDWLFSSLPGGQVIRSTEDIPKWRYEPKDVLEELKREGSQLKAKEPPPSEHAALFEQVFEKGEGLFAALEPGSMITKKANMDVTDVFNEIPNLYGGTEKYAYYIKKEYYTPENVEAGRQFFELNCAVCHGKDADGAGLRAGTMVDAKPRMLTNLNWIHSRDDLRLLRSIKYGVPGTSMTPWGDQTSSLQRLQLVMFIRSLTEEQTLRDKLKTTTYESFAKANEIIEQARIQPSLALSELRQKLESIQKDRRQLHRGMAEENTWAEKAAQFYKQQLETQDKIDQIKSLDNLYEHFNLIINDQETLFKNLGSTLILKKVGEPFFAQYLQMIRLLTPEYRISDHTFSFANSEEKTKQAEAIQQELLKEISHQMEDIEKQKRVIEGKIGSPERFEQLEHYNAELSGYNQIKNQLINAFEEALRAQKQELKIYKDIQEKLKTIHFSNEAPKTEKSTQT
- a CDS encoding cbb3-type cytochrome c oxidase subunit I — translated: MTASTSSASAIPFDDTPAKWLIYPAIIFMLIGMLTGVFIAFNGFIFPDYFAGEYIHFGKIRPVHVGHVTLLWLLSANAGLFFYFVPRLCGVPLWSSKLAYVTIALWWSSLIIGTYSLPWGTNFGWEYAELPVYVSWIPTKVMFALAWILFSLNLYMTIFTRKYEKMYVSLWYVMGNLFWTAFTVIAGFFAINWVPGGISKVNVSWFYVHNLVGLIFTPMGLATAYYALPKLANVPIYSHRLSMIGFWSLAFVYSWVGAHHMIHGPISQWLQTTAIIFSIWLFIPVWTVVTNIFATLSGYWEKYSQNVPIRFIMMGNIFYLLTCIQGPLMGLRNINEITSKTDWVIGHSHISLYATFTFFAIAGIYQALPALTKKPLWSQALADWHFSLNLFGSLPFLLALWIGGYLQGMMWATWAEGTTYAEFHQKLAILPFLETIAEMRIWWIWRGIGGVIILIGNILFAINIFNTIVLKSTETIPMEKEAAQS